From a single Silvanigrella aquatica genomic region:
- a CDS encoding helix-turn-helix domain-containing protein: MTSSIGDRITYLRKQARLTRIFIREKYSISENTLRKWEENKLKVPEDKIDLIFYVFNNEGVQVTKEWIKSGKGDKPLFSINYEKIKLSSIKNDDVLALEEMQLLISTDKENLVHMLLENDTMFPYYQPISWIIGRKNNDFSSCIGKDCIIKVKNNNSFTFRRVGYSEKKDCFNLYILNTYDIKFSDPVYYDVEVEFIAPISWIRKIYEQK; this comes from the coding sequence ATGACATCTTCAATCGGTGACAGAATTACATATTTAAGAAAACAAGCGAGATTAACAAGGATTTTTATTCGAGAAAAATACAGTATTTCGGAAAATACACTTCGTAAATGGGAAGAAAATAAATTAAAAGTCCCCGAAGATAAGATAGATCTTATCTTCTATGTATTCAATAATGAAGGTGTTCAGGTAACAAAAGAGTGGATAAAATCAGGAAAAGGCGACAAACCTTTGTTTTCAATTAATTATGAAAAAATTAAACTATCTTCAATTAAAAATGATGATGTTTTAGCTTTAGAAGAAATGCAATTACTTATTTCAACTGACAAAGAAAATCTAGTTCATATGCTTTTAGAGAATGATACTATGTTTCCTTATTACCAACCAATTTCATGGATAATTGGCAGAAAAAATAATGATTTTTCATCATGTATTGGGAAAGATTGTATAATAAAAGTAAAAAATAACAATAGTTTTACTTTTAGACGTGTAGGTTACTCAGAAAAAAAGGATTGTTTTAATCTTTACATACTAAATACATATGATATAAAGTTTTCTGACCCCGTTTATTATGATGTTGAAGTTGAATTTATTGCACCTATTTCATGGATAAGAAAAATATATGAGCAAAAATAA
- a CDS encoding acyl-CoA thioesterase, with the protein MSKNKIEIGTQKSLFLYETKVRVGDLNYANHLGHDNLIKIIHDVRMSFLEKYNLGEINLEMNIGLIIANLNINYLGQSYLNDLLKINVFPGEIFNSSFEILYKIENQKELISICSTTMVCCDINKKRPVRIPEIFLKVLKYENFI; encoded by the coding sequence ATGAGCAAAAATAAAATTGAAATTGGAACTCAAAAAAGTCTGTTCCTTTATGAAACTAAAGTAAGAGTTGGAGATCTAAATTATGCAAATCATCTAGGTCATGATAATTTAATTAAAATCATTCATGATGTAAGAATGTCTTTCTTAGAAAAATACAATCTTGGTGAAATAAACTTAGAAATGAATATTGGTTTAATTATTGCAAATTTAAACATTAACTATTTGGGGCAATCTTATTTAAACGATTTATTAAAAATAAATGTTTTTCCAGGTGAAATATTTAACAGTTCATTTGAAATACTTTATAAAATTGAAAACCAAAAAGAACTCATATCAATATGCTCAACGACTATGGTTTGCTGTGATATAAATAAAAAAAGACCTGTTAGGATTCCAGAAATATTTTTAAAAGTATTAAAGTACGAAAACTTCATTTGA
- a CDS encoding SDR family oxidoreductase, with protein sequence MTVFKENFLDGKVSLVTGASRGIGREIALNLARYGSYVFINYNKDEKSATELKYEIEKFNGKCEVMKFDVSNSVDVKSSIENISKEFKKLDILVNNAGIAKAALALRFKEDEYDEVMDSNVKGHFNCIKYCLPLLLRSNSSSIVNLSSVLGITGDMGNSVYATSKAAILGLTKSIALEYASKNLRVNCIAPGFIKTDMTAQVSEEVTKIVLSKIPLKYQGNPIEIANCILFLVSDAAKYITGQTFSVDGGMVMR encoded by the coding sequence ATGACAGTATTTAAAGAAAATTTTTTAGATGGTAAAGTTTCCTTAGTAACTGGTGCTTCAAGAGGAATTGGAAGAGAGATAGCTCTAAACTTAGCAAGATATGGTTCGTATGTTTTTATAAATTATAATAAAGATGAAAAATCTGCGACTGAATTAAAATATGAAATTGAAAAATTCAATGGTAAATGTGAAGTAATGAAATTTGATGTGTCAAATAGTGTAGATGTAAAATCATCAATAGAAAATATTTCAAAAGAATTTAAAAAACTTGATATTTTAGTAAATAATGCAGGAATAGCAAAAGCAGCGCTAGCACTAAGATTTAAAGAAGATGAATATGATGAGGTCATGGATAGCAATGTTAAAGGACATTTTAATTGCATTAAATATTGTTTACCACTATTGTTAAGATCAAATTCGTCTTCTATTGTAAATTTATCCTCAGTGTTAGGTATTACAGGTGATATGGGAAATTCAGTGTACGCTACTTCAAAAGCCGCTATTTTAGGGTTAACAAAAAGTATTGCTTTGGAATATGCAAGTAAGAATTTAAGAGTAAATTGCATTGCTCCAGGCTTTATAAAAACAGATATGACAGCTCAAGTAAGTGAAGAGGTAACAAAAATAGTTCTTTCAAAAATACCTTTAAAATATCAGGGAAACCCAATTGAAATTGCAAATTGTATACTATTTTTAGTTTCAGATGCTGCAAAGTATATTACAGGGCAAACATTTTCCGTGGATGGCGGAATGGTAATGAGGTAA
- a CDS encoding AbrB/MazE/SpoVT family DNA-binding domain-containing protein, translated as MEHVKQINDRGVLTIPSNIRKHLDLKAGDYVAFKVNENGVVQISKVQLEIKQVINTNVQTLINK; from the coding sequence ATGGAACACGTAAAACAAATTAACGACAGGGGTGTTTTAACTATTCCTTCCAATATTCGGAAGCATTTAGATCTCAAGGCTGGTGATTACGTTGCATTTAAAGTAAATGAGAATGGTGTTGTTCAAATATCAAAAGTTCAATTGGAAATTAAGCAGGTAATTAATACAAATGTACAGACATTAATAAATAAATGA